Proteins found in one Amphiura filiformis chromosome 14, Afil_fr2py, whole genome shotgun sequence genomic segment:
- the LOC140169196 gene encoding prothrombin-like — protein sequence MWLSVVLLIKLLCVLPEYMIQIQARQTCEVGRGKYQNHAWRWVITPKDPCKCTRVRIVSGLNKDTPSRPFEPVDVDIPVVGGHDCNCNAGFRRDGFTCTDVDECLSGPCDSNATCSNNPGSYDCTCNTGFIGDGFNCSDIECYSDALGADYRGTVAVTKTSKTCQNWTEQVPHQHEVTPDNYPGIGLEDHNYCRNPDNEPKGTWCYTIDEELRWEYCDIGSTRFCGNGDNECYSDANGGDYRGRVAITRSGNVCQKWTEQVPHVHTYYTLENYPESLGDHNYCRNPYPDDGPGGAWCYTTNEEVRFEYCDIHSSVFCLNCSEYLGMESGEIRDEDITAMTSIRPATNARLNGDGTWSADSFNFLLSSLYIPTWIQANIGNQTYVSGVITQGDGGVGISYNWVTSFKVSTFLSTNDT from the exons AATACATGATTCAAATTCAAGCACGTCAAACTTGTGAAGTTGGTCGAGGCAAATATCAAAACCACGCTTGGCGATGGGTCATAACTCCTAAAGATCCCTGTAAATGTACACGTGTCAGAATTGTATCAGGATTGAATAAAGACACACCTAGCCGACCATTTGAACCAGTGGACGTCGATATACCAGTGGTTGGTGGCCATGACTGTAACTGCAATGCAGGATTCAGGAGAGATGGATTTACGTGTACCG ACGTTGATGAATGCCTGAGTGGTCCCTGTGACTCTAACGCAACTTGTAGCAACAACCCTGGTAGTTACGATTGTACATGTAATACAGGATTCATCGGGGATGGATTTAACTGCAGcg ATATTGAATGCTATTCAGACGCCTTAGGCGCAGATTACCGTGGTACAGTAGCTGTCACTAAAACAAGCAAAACATGTCAAAACTGGACTGAACAAGTACCACATCAGCACGAAGTAACGCCAGATAATTACCCAGGAATTGGGCTAGAAGATCATAATTACTGCAGAAATCCTGATAACGAACCAAAAGGCACTTGGTGTTACACTATTGATGAGGAATTGCGTTGGGAATATTGTGACATAGGTTCTACACGATTCTGTGGTA ATGGAGATAATGAATGCTACTCTGACGCCAATGGCGGAGACTATCGTGGTAGAGTAGCTATCACTAGATCAGGAAATGTATGCCAGAAGTGGACAGAACAGGTACCACACGTGCACACGTACTACACACTTGAAAATTATCCGGAAAGCTTGGGagatcataattattgcagaaACCCATACCCCGATGATGGACCAGGAGGAGCGTGGTGTTACACTACTAATGAAGAAGTACGTTTCGAGTATTGTGACATACATTCCTCCGTATTCTGTCTAA ATTGCTCTGAATATCTGGGCATGGAAAGTGGTGAGATACGAGATGAAGATATTACAGCAATGACGTCAATACGACCAGCTACGAACGCAAGGCTGAATGGTGATGGTACTTGGTCAGCAGATAGTTTTAACTTTCTCTTATCTTCTCTGTATATTCCTACATGGATTCAAGCTAACATAG GTAACCAGACTTATGTGTCGGGTGTGATAACTCAAGGTGATGGCGGTGTTGGGATTAGTTACAATTGGGTAACGTCATTTAAAGTGTCAACATTCTTGAGTACTAATGACACC